The Pirellulimonas nuda genome includes a region encoding these proteins:
- the secD gene encoding protein translocase subunit SecD: protein MNHPFRKLSLVYLVASALVVVAYSASPRAALAQDGPAVSAPAEQSEPGDQPAADPTADAPAEDAEQPAKPESTPPAAEGDSDAEAESAEAPASGDGPSGAGTAEEATAEKENPEADPAAAGAAPASGETPISWPIIGTVLAVVLLPIPIGSWIAGRLKMPDHGWKIALVLGVIAACVLAITFGEFKGGPDLSGGIILIYELEEPDNIATKEELESGETDRADNKKVDINQLIDAIKQRVDPSGTKEVSIRQYGTAVEVIIPNQDAADLAYIKRLITDLGSLEFRILADPAWDADTRLIDQANLAGPSQKIVELGGQPAGRWVEYDVAEFGAPGEADPRMVVRNAGGRPEALVKLDRWDVTGEYLDKALAGYDDEGRPAVDFIFDDSGAKRFGRLTRENQPKTGASQLRRRLGVLLDNKLRQAPSLNSPIDRRGQITGMNKEEVDVTVGILNAGSLPAALNKEPISEEVISPTLGKTTVEKGSQAIAVSLAAVLVFMLFYYRFAGLVACLALAMNLLIVLGVMVLIKAAFTLPGLAGLVLTVGMSVDANVLIFERIREELSRGASLRMAIRNGFGRATTTIVDSNLTTLITGAVLYAIGTDQVKGFAVTLVIGILASMFTAIFCSRLVFDIAERRRWIKDLKFSRIIGDTNIDFLGKCYAASVFSLLVIGAGMTAVVMRGDGLLDIDFTGGASVTMALDESAPSNQREVTEALKKTELADANLTVVERGTDGTRFTVTTSIDDPDRVKEVLSDAFGDQLKTYAVAPGEAKPYAAGGVEGAEIDVKFNNAEGFSDDDGLGHDALTDRVRTALAAEGIKGLEPVVTTPGYTEGSSQRFKVWTIRLGGVEPAQLAATADRLADTMTNEPIFPLANKIGGKVAGDMRWTALEAMLVSLLGIVGYIWFRFQNIAYGVAAVVALVHDVLVTLGALGLSYYIATGVPALASAIQIDPFQVSLTIVAALLTIIGYSLNDTIVIFDRIREVKGKSPRLTKDMINLSVNQTLSRTLLTSLTTLIVVVILYFAGGSGIHGFAFALVVGVIAGTYSTVFIAAPLLLTLAGTEGTERKPAGASAA, encoded by the coding sequence ATGAACCACCCTTTCCGAAAACTTTCTCTAGTCTACTTGGTTGCCTCGGCGCTCGTCGTCGTGGCCTACTCCGCCTCGCCTCGCGCAGCGCTTGCACAGGACGGACCGGCCGTCTCGGCGCCCGCCGAGCAGAGCGAGCCGGGCGACCAGCCGGCTGCCGACCCGACTGCCGATGCGCCGGCAGAGGACGCAGAGCAGCCGGCCAAGCCGGAGTCAACGCCTCCGGCCGCTGAGGGCGACTCTGACGCCGAGGCCGAGTCCGCCGAAGCCCCGGCTTCCGGCGACGGGCCATCCGGCGCCGGGACCGCCGAAGAAGCGACGGCAGAGAAGGAAAACCCCGAAGCGGATCCCGCCGCTGCAGGCGCCGCTCCGGCGAGCGGCGAGACCCCGATCTCTTGGCCGATCATTGGCACGGTGCTGGCGGTGGTGCTGCTGCCGATCCCGATCGGTTCGTGGATCGCGGGGCGACTCAAGATGCCCGACCACGGCTGGAAGATCGCGCTGGTGCTGGGCGTCATCGCTGCGTGCGTGCTCGCGATTACCTTCGGAGAGTTCAAGGGCGGCCCCGACCTGAGCGGCGGCATCATCTTGATTTACGAGCTCGAAGAGCCGGACAACATCGCGACCAAAGAAGAACTGGAGTCTGGCGAAACCGACCGAGCCGACAACAAGAAGGTCGATATCAACCAGTTGATCGACGCCATCAAGCAGCGCGTCGACCCGTCGGGCACCAAGGAAGTCTCGATCCGACAGTACGGAACCGCGGTTGAGGTAATCATCCCCAACCAGGACGCGGCCGACCTCGCCTACATCAAGCGACTCATTACAGACCTCGGGAGCCTGGAGTTCCGCATCCTCGCCGACCCGGCGTGGGACGCCGACACCCGGCTCATCGATCAGGCCAACCTTGCCGGCCCCAGCCAGAAGATCGTGGAGCTGGGGGGGCAGCCGGCCGGGCGATGGGTGGAGTACGACGTCGCGGAGTTTGGCGCGCCGGGCGAAGCCGATCCCCGCATGGTCGTCCGCAACGCCGGGGGACGCCCCGAGGCGCTGGTCAAGCTCGACCGCTGGGACGTGACCGGCGAGTACCTGGACAAGGCCCTGGCCGGCTACGACGACGAGGGCCGGCCCGCGGTCGACTTCATCTTCGACGACAGCGGCGCCAAGCGGTTCGGGCGTCTCACACGCGAAAACCAGCCCAAGACGGGGGCGTCGCAGCTCCGCCGCCGGCTCGGCGTGCTGCTGGACAACAAGCTGCGTCAGGCGCCGTCGCTCAACTCGCCGATCGACCGCCGCGGTCAGATCACCGGCATGAACAAAGAAGAGGTCGATGTCACCGTCGGCATCCTCAACGCGGGCAGCCTGCCCGCGGCGCTCAATAAGGAGCCGATCAGCGAAGAGGTGATCAGCCCCACACTCGGCAAGACCACGGTCGAGAAAGGGAGCCAGGCGATCGCTGTCTCCCTCGCCGCGGTTCTGGTCTTCATGCTGTTCTACTACCGCTTCGCCGGCCTGGTGGCCTGCCTTGCGCTGGCGATGAACCTGCTGATCGTGCTGGGCGTGATGGTGCTCATCAAGGCCGCCTTTACGCTGCCGGGTCTGGCCGGCTTGGTGCTGACGGTCGGCATGAGCGTCGACGCTAACGTGCTGATCTTCGAGCGGATCCGCGAAGAGCTCTCCCGCGGCGCTTCGCTGCGGATGGCCATCCGCAACGGGTTCGGCCGTGCGACCACCACAATCGTCGACTCCAACCTCACCACGCTGATAACCGGCGCTGTGCTGTACGCCATCGGCACCGACCAGGTGAAGGGCTTCGCCGTGACGCTGGTGATTGGCATCCTGGCGAGCATGTTCACGGCCATCTTCTGCTCGCGGCTGGTGTTCGACATCGCCGAGCGCCGCCGCTGGATCAAGGACCTCAAGTTCAGCCGTATCATCGGCGACACCAACATCGACTTCCTCGGCAAGTGCTACGCGGCCTCGGTGTTCTCTCTGCTGGTGATCGGCGCCGGGATGACCGCGGTCGTCATGCGGGGCGACGGGCTGCTCGACATCGACTTCACCGGCGGGGCCAGCGTGACGATGGCGCTCGACGAATCGGCGCCGTCGAACCAACGCGAGGTCACCGAAGCGCTGAAGAAGACAGAGCTGGCCGATGCGAACCTGACCGTCGTAGAACGCGGCACCGACGGGACGCGGTTTACCGTGACGACCAGTATCGACGATCCGGACCGGGTCAAGGAGGTGCTTAGCGACGCGTTCGGCGACCAGCTCAAGACCTACGCCGTGGCGCCGGGTGAGGCCAAGCCCTACGCCGCCGGCGGCGTTGAGGGCGCCGAGATCGACGTCAAGTTCAACAACGCCGAAGGCTTTTCCGACGACGACGGCCTTGGCCACGACGCCCTCACCGACCGCGTCCGCACGGCGCTGGCGGCCGAAGGCATCAAGGGGCTCGAGCCGGTCGTGACCACGCCGGGCTATACCGAAGGCAGCAGCCAGCGCTTCAAGGTCTGGACCATCCGCCTTGGTGGGGTCGAGCCCGCCCAGCTCGCGGCCACGGCCGACCGCTTGGCCGACACGATGACCAATGAGCCGATCTTCCCGTTGGCGAACAAGATCGGCGGCAAGGTCGCCGGCGACATGCGATGGACCGCCCTGGAAGCGATGTTGGTGAGCCTGTTGGGGATCGTTGGGTATATCTGGTTCCGGTTCCAGAACATCGCCTACGGCGTCGCCGCCGTGGTGGCGCTGGTGCACGACGTGCTAGTCACGCTGGGCGCGCTGGGCCTCTCCTACTACATCGCGACGGGCGTTCCGGCGCTGGCCTCAGCGATCCAGATCGATCCGTTCCAAGTGAGCCTGACGATCGTGGCGGCCCTGCTGACGATCATCGGCTACTCGCTGAACGACACGATCGTCATCTTCGACCGCATCCGTGAAGTCAAAGGCAAGAGCCCCCGGCTGACCAAGGACATGATCAACCTCAGCGTGAACCAGACGCTCAGCCGGACCTTGCTGACATCGCTCACCACGTTGATCGTGGTGGTGATCCTGTACTTTGCCGGCGGTTCGGGCATCCACGGTTTCGCGTTCGCCTTGGTAGTCGGCGTGATTGCCGGCACCTACAGCACGGTGTTTATTGCGGCGCCCCTGCTGCTGACGCTCGCCGGCACCGAGGGGACCGAGCGGAAGCCGGCCGGCGCTTCGGCCGCCTGA
- a CDS encoding LysM peptidoglycan-binding domain-containing protein, which produces MTLAAKSLFALVLVVAGFVGAKAFGPPSPGPEFWDRFALPAAPPAATELSAPSADWAANALEQLAGLEGLREARPGGLELAEAPAPLDPWQLSSSKFSDNFVTPAVATLDRSHLEPVSPNPAPDRQAPQAAPTAEAWYAAAPLPYMPDLPAAAPENAWGGGSGAVASPWDRQPPQLLNESTAPLALKQHEPAPNRPPAPGPEHRVASRQPWNQPPGASGDEQGSRTHVLTDGDTLPKLAERYLGSAELWPALYEANRSVLSHPELLPIGVEIIAPSSARVVQGSVVGDSLEPVRQWRGGDEAEPPRARLLAPTSADTAW; this is translated from the coding sequence GTGACGCTTGCCGCTAAGAGTCTGTTCGCACTTGTCCTGGTGGTCGCCGGCTTCGTCGGCGCCAAGGCGTTCGGCCCACCCAGCCCCGGACCAGAGTTCTGGGACCGCTTCGCGCTCCCCGCGGCGCCGCCGGCCGCTACAGAGCTATCGGCCCCTTCCGCGGACTGGGCCGCCAACGCCCTTGAGCAGCTCGCCGGGCTCGAAGGACTTCGCGAAGCAAGGCCCGGCGGTCTGGAGCTTGCAGAAGCCCCCGCGCCGCTCGACCCCTGGCAGTTGAGCTCTTCCAAGTTCAGCGACAACTTTGTCACCCCCGCGGTTGCGACGCTCGATCGTTCACACCTAGAACCGGTCTCGCCGAACCCCGCCCCCGATCGCCAGGCGCCCCAGGCCGCCCCGACGGCCGAAGCCTGGTACGCCGCGGCGCCCCTGCCCTATATGCCCGACCTGCCGGCGGCCGCGCCGGAGAACGCCTGGGGCGGCGGCAGCGGCGCGGTTGCGAGCCCCTGGGATCGGCAGCCCCCGCAGCTACTCAACGAGTCGACGGCGCCCCTGGCGTTGAAACAGCACGAGCCGGCTCCGAACCGGCCGCCGGCGCCGGGGCCCGAGCACCGCGTCGCGTCGCGGCAGCCGTGGAACCAGCCCCCGGGCGCGTCGGGCGACGAGCAAGGCTCCCGCACCCATGTGCTTACCGACGGCGACACGCTCCCCAAGCTCGCGGAGCGCTACCTCGGATCGGCCGAACTCTGGCCCGCGTTGTACGAGGCCAACCGATCGGTGCTGAGCCACCCGGAGCTGCTGCCGATCGGCGTTGAAATCATCGCGCCGTCGTCTGCCCGCGTGGTGCAGGGGTCGGTCGTGGGCGACAGCCTAGAACCCGTGCGGCAATGGCGTGGCGGCGACGAGGCAGAGCCGCCGCGCGCTCGGCTCCTCGCGCCGACGTCGGCGGACACTGCGTGGTAG
- a CDS encoding alpha/beta hydrolase: protein MRPKICCVAVVLTLLAVAPPCAAAPRGKAEPAQIIDLLTKDGVTLKITYYQSPGGKDSAVVVLLPDLKDSRGLMTSMATRLQSPGPADAHKPMAAVTVDLRGHGDSVSRVLASGRTGEISASRLRKSDYVAMVLEDMEAVRRFLVEKNDSGELNLNRLAIVGAGLGASVATNWAARDWSAPPLAVGKQGQDVKTLVLVSPRWNFNGLTMQDALRQRGVASDVAFMILYGNEDRKAASDAQRVYDQLARSRPAVSPDSKEPSDLMKVDTAETRLQGTQFMKQGGAQVEDLVIRFISKHTVEPNYPWTDRP, encoded by the coding sequence ATGCGCCCAAAAATCTGTTGCGTGGCTGTGGTGCTGACCCTGCTGGCGGTGGCCCCCCCCTGTGCCGCCGCGCCGCGTGGCAAGGCAGAGCCCGCCCAGATCATCGACCTGCTGACCAAGGACGGCGTGACGCTAAAAATCACGTACTACCAATCGCCCGGCGGAAAAGATTCGGCCGTGGTGGTGCTGCTCCCCGACCTGAAGGACTCTCGCGGGCTGATGACCAGCATGGCGACGCGGCTCCAGTCGCCGGGGCCGGCAGACGCACACAAGCCGATGGCGGCCGTGACCGTCGACCTCCGCGGCCACGGAGACAGCGTCAGCCGCGTGCTGGCCAGTGGCCGGACCGGGGAGATCAGCGCGTCGCGGCTTCGCAAGTCGGACTACGTAGCGATGGTGCTTGAGGACATGGAGGCCGTGCGTCGCTTCTTGGTGGAAAAGAACGACTCGGGCGAGCTGAACCTCAACCGTCTGGCGATTGTCGGCGCGGGCCTGGGGGCTTCCGTAGCGACCAATTGGGCGGCCCGCGACTGGTCGGCCCCCCCGCTGGCGGTGGGCAAGCAAGGACAAGACGTGAAGACCCTGGTGCTGGTGTCGCCCAGGTGGAACTTCAACGGCCTGACGATGCAGGACGCCCTCCGCCAGCGCGGGGTCGCCAGCGACGTTGCTTTTATGATCCTCTACGGGAACGAGGACCGCAAAGCGGCCTCAGACGCACAGCGCGTCTACGACCAATTGGCCCGCAGCCGCCCCGCCGTGAGTCCGGACAGCAAAGAGCCCTCGGACTTGATGAAGGTCGACACGGCAGAGACCAGGCTGCAGGGGACACAGTTCATGAAACAGGGTGGCGCCCAGGTCGAGGACCTGGTGATCCGTTTCATCTCGAAGCACACCGTCGAGCCGAACTACCCGTGGACCGACCGGCCGTAG
- a CDS encoding RNA polymerase sigma factor has product MLLARCVRREPGAWEDFVDRFIGLVIHVVDHSARSRSVRLTPADRDDLVAEVFLRLVERDMAVLRHFRGQSSLATYLTVVARRIVVKQIVAHLPRNAHDQDPQRSAAGGNAVAAAQAAGPTVEERMANADEVNRLIESLAGPDAEVVRLYHLDGHSYQEISRRMGLPENSVGPILSRARAQMRQTANQPTG; this is encoded by the coding sequence TTGCTCTTAGCACGATGTGTCCGTCGTGAGCCGGGGGCGTGGGAGGACTTCGTTGACCGGTTCATCGGGCTGGTCATCCACGTGGTCGACCACTCGGCACGATCCCGTTCGGTCCGGCTCACCCCGGCCGACCGTGACGATCTGGTGGCGGAGGTCTTCCTCCGCTTGGTCGAACGCGACATGGCGGTGCTGCGGCATTTCCGCGGTCAGAGCTCGCTGGCGACCTACCTCACGGTTGTGGCCCGACGCATCGTGGTGAAACAGATCGTGGCCCACCTGCCCCGCAACGCCCACGACCAAGACCCCCAGCGGTCTGCCGCTGGTGGGAACGCTGTGGCCGCCGCACAGGCGGCCGGGCCGACGGTCGAGGAGCGGATGGCCAACGCCGACGAAGTGAATCGGCTGATCGAGTCGCTGGCCGGCCCCGATGCAGAAGTGGTGCGGCTCTACCACCTTGATGGCCATAGCTACCAAGAGATCAGCCGCCGGATGGGGCTGCCAGAGAACAGCGTCGGGCCGATCTTGAGCCGCGCCCGGGCGCAGATGCGCCAGACGGCGAATCAGCCCACGGGGTGA
- the waaF gene encoding lipopolysaccharide heptosyltransferase II, translating to MRIGVFLPNWIGDAVMATPALRSLRALAGPGGELVGVARLYLHDVYAGAPWFDSPLIADNPKQRSSGVVKRLRDARLDAVVLMPNSLRTAWLAWRSGVRERVGYARDLRTPLLTTVLREPTKRGKRSPLPTLDSYLLLAYAAGGDYQPPTLELATTPADERSADQAWQKLGLPAGERVVVFNTGGAFGSAKSWPAEHFAELARRIAGELGFSVVVNCGPAERDAARDIVARAGTNAVVSLADLDVPIGLSKAVIRRSRMLVTTDSGPRFFGVAFGKPVVTLFGPTNPEWTKTHYEQESTLSLSLACQPCWKRTCPLGHHRCMRDLSVDRVLAAVAGKLATPATRNAA from the coding sequence GTGAGGATTGGAGTTTTTCTGCCGAACTGGATCGGCGACGCCGTGATGGCGACCCCGGCACTGCGCTCGCTGCGTGCGCTGGCCGGTCCGGGAGGCGAGCTGGTGGGCGTCGCCCGCCTCTACCTGCACGACGTTTACGCCGGCGCCCCCTGGTTCGATTCGCCGCTCATCGCCGACAACCCGAAGCAGCGTTCATCGGGCGTGGTGAAGAGGCTACGCGACGCGCGGCTCGATGCGGTGGTGCTCATGCCTAACTCTTTGCGCACCGCGTGGCTCGCTTGGCGTAGCGGCGTGCGCGAGCGGGTGGGGTACGCCCGCGACCTCCGCACGCCGCTGCTCACCACGGTGCTCCGCGAGCCGACCAAACGCGGCAAACGCTCGCCGCTGCCAACGCTCGACTCGTACCTGCTGCTGGCCTACGCGGCGGGTGGAGACTATCAGCCCCCCACGCTTGAGTTGGCGACCACCCCGGCGGATGAGCGCTCCGCAGATCAGGCGTGGCAAAAACTGGGCCTCCCAGCCGGCGAACGGGTGGTGGTGTTCAACACAGGCGGCGCCTTTGGCTCCGCTAAGAGCTGGCCCGCGGAACATTTTGCCGAGCTCGCCCGCCGCATCGCCGGCGAACTCGGGTTCTCCGTTGTGGTGAACTGCGGCCCGGCCGAGCGCGACGCGGCCCGCGACATTGTGGCCCGCGCCGGCACGAACGCCGTGGTTAGCCTGGCGGACCTGGACGTCCCGATCGGGCTGTCGAAGGCGGTTATCCGACGGTCGCGGATGCTGGTCACCACCGACAGCGGCCCGCGATTCTTCGGCGTTGCGTTCGGAAAGCCGGTGGTGACGCTGTTCGGGCCCACGAATCCCGAGTGGACCAAGACGCACTACGAGCAGGAAAGCACCTTGTCGCTCAGCCTAGCGTGCCAGCCCTGCTGGAAACGCACCTGCCCCCTGGGTCACCACCGCTGCATGCGCGACCTATCGGTCGACCGCGTGCTGGCCGCGGTCGCCGGCAAGCTGGCCACGCCAGCCACCCGCAACGCGGCGTAG
- a CDS encoding glycosyltransferase family 4 protein produces MARIVVDLEKLRILECGLGQFCLELGRELVAQRADQDELIFLTPPGCEGLVAGASTMPVRRWQKSDYHQHVGPWLAPIVPGPRYDLWHVTNQCSRYGPWNPRTPVLLTIHDLNFLREKSKHSTGRRLRAMQRRVDRATRLTTISRFVADEVRQHLDLGGKPIEVVYNGAATIGADPGDQPAMPPAGPFLFSIGNFSDKKNFHTLVPLIRRLPEFSLVLAGINDTEYGGYVRRLADRLGVGDRVQTPGAISEGERQWYYRNCTGFVFPSLTEGFGLPPIEAMSAGKPVFLSTRTSLPEVGGEVAFYWDQFSPRAMAQVVRDGLAAASKPGFEARVRARADRFCWKRAAGDYLRIYREMIGVKHNLRPRQRAAA; encoded by the coding sequence ATGGCACGCATTGTGGTTGATCTCGAAAAACTACGCATCCTGGAGTGCGGGCTGGGGCAGTTCTGCCTGGAACTCGGCCGCGAGCTCGTTGCGCAGCGGGCGGACCAGGATGAACTGATTTTTCTTACCCCCCCCGGTTGCGAGGGGCTGGTCGCCGGCGCCAGCACGATGCCGGTCCGGCGGTGGCAGAAGAGCGACTACCATCAGCACGTCGGGCCCTGGCTGGCGCCGATCGTGCCGGGTCCACGGTACGACTTGTGGCACGTCACCAACCAGTGCTCCCGGTACGGGCCCTGGAACCCGCGGACGCCTGTGCTGCTTACGATCCACGACCTCAACTTCTTGCGCGAGAAGAGCAAACACTCCACGGGACGCCGGCTACGCGCGATGCAACGCCGGGTCGACCGTGCAACCCGCCTAACGACGATCTCTCGTTTTGTGGCCGACGAGGTGCGGCAGCACCTTGACCTGGGTGGAAAGCCGATTGAGGTGGTCTACAACGGGGCCGCAACCATCGGCGCCGACCCGGGCGACCAGCCGGCCATGCCCCCCGCCGGGCCGTTCCTGTTCTCGATCGGGAACTTCTCCGACAAGAAGAACTTCCACACGCTGGTCCCGCTGATCCGGCGGCTCCCCGAGTTTTCTTTGGTTCTGGCCGGCATCAACGACACCGAGTACGGGGGCTACGTGCGGCGGTTGGCCGATCGATTGGGCGTCGGAGACCGCGTGCAAACCCCTGGGGCTATCTCCGAGGGAGAGCGGCAGTGGTACTACCGCAACTGCACCGGATTCGTGTTCCCGTCGCTCACCGAAGGTTTCGGCCTGCCGCCGATCGAGGCGATGAGCGCCGGCAAGCCGGTGTTCCTCTCGACCCGGACGTCGCTCCCGGAAGTAGGCGGCGAGGTCGCGTTCTATTGGGATCAGTTCTCGCCGCGGGCGATGGCCCAAGTCGTTCGAGACGGTCTGGCAGCCGCGTCGAAGCCCGGTTTCGAAGCTCGGGTGCGCGCCCGGGCCGATCGCTTCTGCTGGAAGCGGGCCGCCGGGGACTACCTGCGCATCTACCGAGAGATGATCGGGGTCAAACACAACTTGCGCCCGCGTCAGCGTGCCGCGGCCTAA
- the xylA gene encoding xylose isomerase yields MSYFSEVAPIRFEGPSSRNPLAYRYYNPDEVVEDRTMAEHLRFSVVYWHTFRGTGADPFGPGTMQRPWEDGTDSVQNAQKRARVAFEFFEKLGAPYYAFHDRDVAPEGASLKESHANLDAVVKVLKEEQQRSGVKLLWGTANLFSNPRYMHGAGTSPNAEAFAYAGAQVKKALEVTHELGGEGYTFWGGREGYQCLWNTDLKREQEHLARFLHMAVDYAKAIGFTGQFYIEPKPKEPTKHQYDSDAAACLNFLRQFDLLDHFKLNLETNHATLAGHTMQHELEVAGAAGALGSIDANTGDLLLGWDTDQFPTDIYLTTQCMHSILKYGGLKTGGVNFDAKVRRESFEPIDLFYAHIGGMDAFARGLKIAAAIRADGKLEQIVADRYASWDSGLGAEIEAGKHDFASLEKLMLQRGEAAANQSGRQERIENLINEYL; encoded by the coding sequence ATGTCTTATTTCTCCGAAGTCGCTCCAATCCGCTTTGAGGGCCCCTCCAGCCGCAACCCGCTCGCGTACCGCTACTACAACCCCGATGAGGTGGTTGAAGATCGTACGATGGCCGAGCACCTTCGGTTCAGCGTGGTCTACTGGCACACGTTCCGGGGGACCGGCGCCGACCCGTTCGGGCCCGGCACGATGCAGCGGCCGTGGGAGGACGGGACGGACTCCGTGCAGAACGCGCAGAAGCGTGCGCGGGTGGCTTTTGAGTTCTTCGAGAAGCTCGGCGCCCCCTACTACGCGTTCCACGACCGCGACGTCGCCCCCGAGGGCGCCTCGCTGAAGGAGAGTCACGCCAACCTCGACGCCGTGGTCAAGGTGCTGAAGGAAGAACAGCAACGCAGCGGCGTGAAGCTGCTGTGGGGGACGGCGAACCTGTTCAGCAACCCCCGCTACATGCACGGCGCCGGAACCAGCCCCAACGCCGAGGCGTTCGCGTACGCCGGCGCCCAGGTGAAGAAGGCGCTGGAAGTGACGCACGAACTCGGCGGAGAGGGCTACACCTTCTGGGGGGGACGTGAAGGGTACCAGTGCCTGTGGAACACCGACCTGAAGCGCGAGCAGGAGCACCTGGCCCGCTTCCTCCACATGGCGGTCGACTACGCCAAGGCGATCGGCTTCACGGGGCAGTTCTACATCGAGCCCAAGCCAAAGGAGCCCACCAAGCATCAGTACGACTCCGACGCGGCGGCGTGCCTAAACTTCCTGCGTCAGTTTGACCTTCTGGACCACTTCAAGCTGAACCTGGAGACCAACCACGCCACGCTCGCCGGCCACACCATGCAGCACGAGCTGGAGGTGGCCGGGGCCGCGGGCGCCCTGGGGTCCATCGACGCCAACACGGGCGACCTGCTGTTGGGCTGGGACACAGACCAGTTTCCGACCGACATCTACCTCACCACGCAGTGCATGCACTCCATCCTGAAGTACGGCGGCCTGAAGACCGGCGGCGTGAACTTCGACGCGAAGGTGCGCCGCGAGAGCTTCGAGCCGATCGACCTGTTCTACGCCCACATCGGCGGGATGGACGCCTTTGCCCGCGGGCTGAAGATCGCGGCGGCGATCCGCGCGGACGGCAAGCTGGAGCAGATCGTCGCCGACCGCTACGCCAGTTGGGACTCGGGGCTCGGCGCCGAGATCGAAGCGGGCAAGCACGACTTTGCTTCGCTGGAGAAGCTGATGCTCCAGCGCGGTGAAGCCGCCGCCAATCAGAGCGGCCGGCAGGAGCGGATCGAGAACCTGATCAACGAGTATCTGTAG
- the yajC gene encoding preprotein translocase subunit YajC gives MSGLFHCAAALGAILPLAEPAPDAGPAGILQFAMPAVTIALLAYFLLFQPQRMKDQRLRQLVDNLKENDHVITSGGLHGVVTAVQREQGRVTLRIDETTGAKVRVDLWAISRVADKDSENTPSDSKTKK, from the coding sequence TTGAGCGGTTTGTTCCATTGTGCAGCGGCGTTGGGGGCAATTCTGCCCCTGGCCGAACCGGCGCCCGACGCCGGACCGGCGGGCATCCTCCAGTTCGCGATGCCGGCGGTCACCATCGCCTTGCTCGCCTACTTTCTGCTGTTTCAACCCCAGCGGATGAAGGATCAACGCCTCCGCCAGCTGGTGGACAATCTGAAAGAAAACGACCATGTCATCACCAGCGGCGGGCTGCACGGCGTGGTGACCGCCGTCCAGCGGGAGCAGGGCCGGGTGACGCTGCGTATCGACGAAACGACCGGCGCCAAAGTGCGTGTCGACCTCTGGGCGATCTCACGCGTCGCCGACAAGGACTCAGAAAACACGCCCTCGGATTCTAAGACTAAGAAGTAA